A part of Miscanthus floridulus cultivar M001 chromosome 6, ASM1932011v1, whole genome shotgun sequence genomic DNA contains:
- the LOC136461816 gene encoding receptor-like protein 4, translating to MRLLPLLLLLLAGAAAARASDDPFLSGAANHSYNIDCGGTADFTSVFGRRWLADQFFSAGGAAGMVAEPHRFPQPQERTLRFFPPSSAGKSSCYSLPLPPGRYYLRLFSVYDNYDSKLRTPSLDVSAAATLVLSFRSPWPEPAARYGAYSDLIFPSATAPASDVCFYSLSTDAPVVASIEVAPVHPLAYDGAITGADLILVNYGRVTCGNSLFGPGFTRDADAFSRVWQADVDFRNNDLSYDAITAGGGEIFGSNQPPNYFPTKLYESAVTTGGDATNEIEYPMPVDTRLSYMVWLHFAEIDVGIVSAGQRVFDVVLAGENVTRIDIFKQVGGFTAFKWTYIVKNLTSSTLSIKLVPVVGRPILCGLENYAMVPLEMRTVPSQVAAMKALKESLKIPARMGWNGDPCAPREWDAWEGVTCHRGDKGLVITQLDLASQGLKGYITDEINHLKDLVSLNLSYNSLTGSLPPGLGQPSLVSLDISSNEFTGSIPGTIGSSKLQTALLNNNQLNGQVPERLYSIGVHGGVIDLSGNKGLCGVPTLPACALFWEKGGLNKTGKIALGASFGFLLLVILIVVYILCIRRGPYDYDFDFPQDLTSISAISAKRNRYQRAKSVMLAEMEAHNPDGFYTNGSPH from the exons ATGCGGCTGCtcccgctgctcctgctcctcctcgccggcgccgccgccgcccgcgcctccGACGACCCCTTCCTCTCCGGCG CGGCGAACCACAGCTACAACATCGACTGCGGCGGCACCGCGGACTTCACCTCCGTCTTCGGTCGCCGATGGCTCGCGGACCAGTTCTTCTCGGCGGGCGGGGCCGCGGGCATGGTGGCGGAGCCGCACCGGTTCCCGCAGCCGCAGGAGCGCACGCTCCGCTTCTTCCCGCCGTCCTCGGCGGGCAAGTCCTCCTGCTACTCGCTGCCCCTCCCCCCCGGCCGGTACTACCTCCGCCTCTTCTCCGTCTACGACAACTACGACTCCAAGCTCCGGACGCCGTCCTTAGACGTCTCGGCCGCCGCCACGCTCGTGCTCTCCTTCCGCTCGCCCTGGCCCGAGCCGGCCGCGCGGTACGGGGCCTACTCCGACCTCATCTTCCCGTCCGCCACCGCGCCGGCCTCCGACGTCTGCTTCTACTCGCTCTCCACCGACGCGCCCGTCGTCGCCTCCATCGAGGTCGCCCCCGTCCACCCGCTCGCCTACGACGGCGCCATCACGGGGGCCGACCTCATCCTCGTCAACTACGGCCGCGTCACCTGCGGGAACAGCCTCTTCGGCCCGGGGTTCACCAGGGACGCCGACGCCTTCTCGCGGGTGTGGCAGGCGGACGTCGATTTCCGGAACAACGACCTCAGCTACGACGCCATTACTGCTGGCGGGGGGGAGATTTTCGGCAGCAACCAGCCGCCCAACTACTTCCCCACCAAGCTGTACGAGTCGGCGGTCACCACGGGCGGTGACGCCACCAATGAGATCGAGTACCCCATGCCCGTGGACACCAGGCTGTCCTACATGGTCTGGCTGCATTTCGCGGAGATCGATGTTGGGATCGTCTCAGCTGGCCAGAGGGTGTTCGACGTAGTGCTGGCTGGGGAGAACGTGACGAGGATCGACATCTTCAAGCAGGTCGGAGGCTTCACGGCGTTCAAGTGGACCTACATTGTCAAGAATCTGACAAGCTCCACGCTCAGCATCAAGCTTGTGCCAGTGGTGGGACGGCCGATTCTGTGCGGGCTTGAGAATTATGCGATGGTGCCACTTGAGATGAGGACGGTGCCCAGCCAAG TGGCTGCAATGAAGGCGTTGAAGGAGTCGCTGAAAATTCCTGCGAGGATGGGTTGGAATGGTGACCCTTGTGCACCGAGGGAGTGGGATGCATGGGAGGGAGTTACTTGCCATCGTGGTGACAAAGGGCTTGTGATAACACAACT GGATCTGGCGAGTCAAGGACTAAAAGGTTAcatcactgatgaaataaatcatCTTAAAGACTTGGTAAGCTT GAATTTGAGCTATAATTCACTGACAGGAAGCTTACCACCTGGTTTAGGTCAACCTTCACTTGTGTCACT GGATATTTCATCAAATGAGTTTACTGGAAGCATTCCTGGCACCATAGGTTCGTCCAAGTTACAGACTGC ATTACTAAACAACAATCAACTCAATGGGCAAGTTCCAGAAAGACTTTACTCAATTGGCGTGCATGGTGGCGTGATAGA CCTCTCAGGTAATAAAGGTCTGTGTGGTGTGCCTACCTTACCTGCTTGTGCATTATTCTGGGAGAAAGGAGGGTTGAACAAAACTGGCAAGATTGCACTTGGAGCATCGTTTGGGTTTCTTCTGCTCGTCATACTTATAGTGGTCTACATACTGTGCATTAGAAGGGGGCCATATGACTATGATTTTGACTTCCCTCAAGATCTGACCT